One stretch of Centroberyx gerrardi isolate f3 chromosome 13, fCenGer3.hap1.cur.20231027, whole genome shotgun sequence DNA includes these proteins:
- the colec12 gene encoding collectin-12, which yields MKDDFADEEEVQSFGYKRFGIQEGTECTKCKNDWALRAAIALLYVLCALLTIAVAVLGYKVVQRMDNVTVGMQNYGGKIIAVETDLKKLDDQAGEKSENATSEIHTFKSDLQTLQSQLNDIALRATNNRAMLDELKVTGEDMQNGHVSLQSVMDGNAASLSGVNRTLASYSGMIDDLQTNTARLQSELQGQVRVQGQAQVSINALNITQAQQRYLLSTIQKSVEDTGQAVQKLKNDYQGLQQTARQSRADTDWLKEKVQNLQVLAANNSVLARSNGDALEDMGAQLSSLASQIQNSSALTEGHDQSLRELMDHQRDHDNATSVKFDEMEARLDRHESDMDRVTGNVSFATQLLGAISSDLNGLRTCAETVMRHSDLLLGLNGSVTEAKADSNELRAQQDELAARLDREVSNLSVVMEEMKVVDSKHSQLITNFTILQGPPGPRGPRGDKGPQGPVGQQGLKGDRGDKGVPGVPGIKGEKGAGGPPGVPGLKGAAGARGGPGPKGSRGSGGRPGPSGEKGEPGAPGLIGRDGQPGPQGAQGPQGPRGQAGAPGLDGPRGPVGPIGPPGPPGLPGLPAPPPQTPQLPQPPQSPQLPQPPQPPQLPQPPQPPQTPQRPKPPQPPKPPQEPQASVSRQVQPPVATTPVPGCPPGWRGFADSCYYFSSGSQRLNFNETNEFCTSMTSSMLIINNNEEQQWVKKQVAGKGYFWLGLNDREEENVWKWVDGTIPIFTKWKPGQPDNWAHGHEEGEDCAGLIHEANWNDFFCTDRIGFICERTSDLKVPVL from the exons GAATCCAGGAGGGAACAGAGTGCACCAAGTGTAAAAATGACTGGGCATTGAGGGCTGCTATTGCACTGCTCTATGTGCTGTGTGCCCTGCTCACCATAGCAGTGGCTGTCCTTGGATACAAAG tggTCCAGAGAATGGACAATGTCACGGTGGGCATGCAGAACTACGGAGGCAAGATCATTGCTGTGGAGACAGACTTGAAGAAACTAG ATGATCAGGCAGGAGAAAAGTCAGAAAATGCTACCAGTGAAATCCACACTTTCAAGTCAGACCTCCAGACATTACAGAGCCAACTGAATGACATCGCCCTGAGGGCAACTAACAACCGGGCCATGCTGGACGAACTTAAGGTAACAGGAGAGGACATGCAAAACGGCCACGTCTCACTGCAGAGTGTTATGGACGGCAACGCCGCTTCACTGAGCGGGGTCAACCGGACCCTGGCCTCCTACAGCGGTATGATCGATGACCTCCAGACTAACACTGCACGGCTGCAGTCAGAGCTCCAGGGCCAGGTGAGGGTGCAGGGCCAGGCCCAGGTCAGCATCAATGCCCTGAACATCACCCAGGCCCAGCAGCGTTATCTGCTCAGCACCATCCAGAAGAGTGTGGAGGACACAGGACAGGCAGTGCAGAAGCTGAAGAATGACTACCAGGGTCTGCAGCAGACGGCCAGACAGAGCCGGGCCGACACAGACTGGCTGAAGGAGAAGGTCCAGAACCTCCAGGTGCTGGCGGCCAACAACTCAGTCCTGGCCCGGTCCAATGGGGACGCCCTGGAGGACATGGGGGCTCAGCTCAGCTCGCTGGCCAGCCAGATCCAGAACAGCTCAGCCCTCACTGAAGGACATGACCAGAGCCTGCGCGAGCTGATGGACCACCAGCGAGACCACGATAACGCCACCTCGGTCAAGTTTGACGAGATGGAAGCACGGTTAGACAGACATGAGAGCGACATGGACCGTGTGACTGGAAATGTGAGCTTTGCCACGCAGCTTCTGGGCGCCATCAGCTCCGACCTGAACGGCCTGAGGACCTGCGCTGAGACAGTGATGCGCCATTCAGACCTGCTACTGGGGCTGAATGGGAGTGTGACGGAGGCCAAGGCGGATAGCAATGAGCTGCGCGCCCAGCAGGATGAGCTGGCAGCCAGGTTGGACAGAGAGGTCAGCAACCTGTCTGTGGTCATGGAGGAGATGAAGGTGGTGGACAGCAAGCATTCACAGCTCATCACCAACTTCACCATCCTGCAGG GTCCTCCAGGTCCGAGGGGCCCCAGAGGTGACAAGGGACCCCAGGGACCAGTGGGCCAGCAAGGGCTGAAGGGTGACAGAGGGGACAAAGGGGTGCCTGGAGTGCCAGGAATTAAAGGAGAGAAGGGTGCTGGTGGACCCCCAGGGGTGCCGGGTCTTAAGGGTGCAGCTGGGGCTCGGGGCGGTCCTGGGCCTAAAGGATCCAGAGGATCCGGAGGTCGACCTGGACCCTCTGGTGAGAAGGGCGAGCCTGGGGCCCCGGGGCTCATTGGCAGGGATGGACAGCCAGGGCCGCAGGGAGCACAAGGGCCACAGGGGCCCAGAGGGCAAGCAGGGGCTCCAGGGCTGGACGGGCCTCGCGGGCCTGTTGGACCCATCGGCCCCCCCGGTCCACCAGGGCTGCCAGGGCTCCCTGCACCACCTCCTCAAACCCCCCAACTCCCTCAACCTCCTCAATCCCCCCAGCTCCCCCAGCCCCCTCAGCCCCCTCAGCTCCCTcagcccccccagcccccccagACCCCCCAACGTCCCAAACCACCTCAGCCCCCCAAACCACCACAAGAACCACAGGCTTCTGTGTCTCGGCAGGTCCAGCCCCCTGTTGCCACCACGCCAGTGCCTG GCTGCCCACCTGGGTGGAGAGGCTTTGCAGACAGCTGCTACTACTTCTCCTCCGGTTCTCAGAGACTCAATTTCAATGAGACCAATGAGTTTTGTACTAGCATGACATCTTCTATGCTCATTATCAACAACAATGAGGAACAG CAATGGGTGAAGAAGCAGGTTGCAGGAAAGGGTTACTTCTGGCTGGGCCTGAAtgacagggaggaggaaaatgTCTGGAAGTGGGTTGATGGAACCATACCCATTTTCAC GAAGTGGAAGCCCGGCCAGCCTGATAACTGGGCCCACGGCCACGAAGAGGGCGAGGACTGCGCCGGCCTTATCCACGAAGCCAACTGGAATGACTTCTTCTGCACTGACCGCATCGGCTTCATCTGCGAACGGACCTCTGACT TGAAAGTGCCAGTTTTATAG